The Streptococcus mitis genomic sequence AATGGTTTTGTCTTCCCAGTTGGCATGCCGATTGTTGAAGAATACCTGCCAGAAGGTGCTGGAAAATCAATGGACTTTGTTTACAAATCAGCTAAACAACGCTTGTCTCCACGTGATGTAGAATTTATCGCTGAATACTCAGGACTTCCTGTGTATGTCAAGGGACCACAATGCCGTGAGGACGTTGAACGTTCGCTTGCTGCAGGGGCGTCTGGTATCTGGGTAACCAACCACGGTGGCCGCCAAATCGACGGTGGACCAGCTGCCTTTGACTCACTTCAAGAAGTGGCAGAAGCAGTTGATAAACGTGTGCCAATTGTCTTTGACTCAGGTATTCGTCGTGGTCAACACGTCTTTAAAGCCTTGGCTTCAGGAGCAGACTTGGTAGCTATTGGCCGCCCGGTTATCTATGGCTTGGCTCTCGGCGGTAGTGTTGGTGTGCGTCAAGTCTTTGAACACTTGAATGCAGAATTGAAGACAGTCATGCAATTGTCTGGAACTCAGACAATTGAAGATGTCAAACACTTTAAACTTCGTCATAACCCATACAACCCAACCTTCCCAGTTGACCCTCGTGACTTAAAATTGTATTGATAAAACAGCTTGCCTCCACTAAGTGTGGAGGTTTTTGCTTGTGTTTTAAACGTTTTAATAAAGGGAAATCGTATCAAAATCTATATAAATATATTTTCTAGTCAAATATCTTGATAAGGTTTTCAATTTCTGTTATACTAGTCCAGTAATTAAATAATAAAGACATTTGGGGTGCTTTAGGCTGAGATGATACCCATTGAACCTGATACAGTTAAGACTGGCGAAGGGAAATGTGAACAGTTTTTTTCGTATGTCGAAATGAACAATCTAATCTTGTAAGCTAAACTCTAATTCTTGATTGTAATTGGAGTTTTTTTGTTTATATAAACTGGATAGGCTTGTTTATACTCAATGAAAATCAAAGAGCAAACTAGGAAGCTAGCCGCAGGCTGTACTTGAGTACGGTAAGGCGAAGCTGACGTGGATTGAATTTGATTTTCGAAGAGTATTAGGTATCTCTCTGCAAATGCCCTCGATGTTCTTTAAAAGTATCAGGTGGAATTACGATTTTGCTTTGTATTTCTTGGTGTTTTATTAATTACTAATGAGTAAAGAGAGGAGAAGTAAATATGGAAACACAAGACTATGCATTTGAGCCAGGTTTGACTGTTGGAGAATTATTAAAAAGCAGTCAGAAGGATTGGCAGGCTGCAATCAATCATCGTTTTGTTAAGGAACTTTTTGCGGGGAGAATTGAGAATAAGGTCTTAAAAGACTACCTAATTCAAGATTATCACTTCTTTGATGCCTTCTTATCCATGCTGGGTGCCTGCGTAGCCCACGCAGACCAGCTTGAATCCAAGCTTCGTTTTGCCAAGCAACTAGGCTTTCTTGAAGCAGATGAAGACGGTTATTTCCAGAAGGCTTTCAAAGAGTTAAAAGTATCTGAGAATGATTATCTGGAAGTGACCTTGCATCCTGTAACAAAAGCCTTTCAGGATCTAATGTATTCGGCAGTGGATTCATCAAACTATGCCCATCTTTTGGTCATGCTGGTTATTGCAGAAGGTCTCTATTTAGACTGGGGTTCTAAAGATTTGGCTCTACCTGAAGCCTACATTCATTCGGAATGGATTAATCTCCACAGAGGTCCTTTCTTTGCAGAGTGGGTTCAATTTCTGGTTGACGAACTTAATCGTGTCGGGAAAGGTAGAGAGGATTTGACAGAACTTCAGGAACGTTGGAATCAAGCGGTTGCTTTAGAATTAGCCTTTTTTGATATTGGCTATGACGCCTAGAGAAGGTTTAGGATATTTACAAATTTGATGAGGTAAATCATTCAATGTAAATAAAAAAATTTCTTAACGAAAGATAGAGATAAATCGAAATCAGTAAATCGTATAAAGTGAAAAGGAAGGATTTCAATATGACAAGTTTAAAATTATTAAAAGAAAAAGCACCTTTGGTCATTTGCATAACCAATGATGTAGTAAAAAATTTCACAGCAAATGGATTAGTAGCACTGGGTGCATCACCAGCCATGAGTGAGTTTCCAGCAGATTTAGAGGATTTGTTAAAGTATGCTGGAGGTTTATTAATAAACATAGGAACATTGACAGATGAAAATTGGAAATTATACCAAGCTGCTCTGAAAATTGCAGAGAAATATAATGTCCCAGCAGTTTTAGATCCTGTAGCCTGTGGAGCAGGAGAATATAGAAAAAAAGTAGCAGATGATCTAATCAATAATTACAAACTAGCTGCGATTAGAGGAAATGCTGGCGAGATTGCTTCTTTAGTGGGAATAAATGTGGCATCTAAAGGAGTAGATAGTGCGGGTGTAGATAATATTGACGAAATTGCTCTAGCAGCAAATGAGAAGTTCAATATTCCAATTGTAGTAACAGGTGAAGTGGATGCTATTGCGGTAAATGGAGAAGTGGTAACGATTCATAATGGTAGTGCCATGATGCCAAAAGTTATTGGGACAGGATGCTTATTAGGTGCTGTAGTAGCAAGCTTTATCGGACTTGAAAAAGGTCAAGAATTGAAATCATTAGAAACAGCAATGTTGGTTTACAATATCGCTGGAGAAATGGCAGAAAAACGTCCAAATGGACATCTTCCTGGAACATTTAAAGTTGAATTTATAAATGCCTTATATGAGATTACAGATGAAGATGTAAAGGAATTCAAAAGAGTGAAGTAAAATGTTTCATAAAGAATTACTAAAACTATATTTTATTTGTGGAACGACTACTTGCCAAGGAAAAGATCTATATACGGTCGTTGAGGAAGCCTTAAAAGGTGGTATAACCTTATTTCAAT encodes the following:
- the lctO gene encoding L-lactate oxidase — translated: MSYKTSNAEGHVDFINTYDLEPMAQQVIPKAAFGYIASGAEDTFTLRENIRAFNHKLIVPHTLCNVENPSTEIEFAGEKLSSPIIMAPVAAHKLANEQGEVATARGVHEFGSLYTTSSYSTVDLPEITEALQGTPHWFQFYFSKDDGINRHIMDRVKAEGYKAIVLTADATVGGNREVDKRNGFVFPVGMPIVEEYLPEGAGKSMDFVYKSAKQRLSPRDVEFIAEYSGLPVYVKGPQCREDVERSLAAGASGIWVTNHGGRQIDGGPAAFDSLQEVAEAVDKRVPIVFDSGIRRGQHVFKALASGADLVAIGRPVIYGLALGGSVGVRQVFEHLNAELKTVMQLSGTQTIEDVKHFKLRHNPYNPTFPVDPRDLKLY
- a CDS encoding TenA family protein, giving the protein METQDYAFEPGLTVGELLKSSQKDWQAAINHRFVKELFAGRIENKVLKDYLIQDYHFFDAFLSMLGACVAHADQLESKLRFAKQLGFLEADEDGYFQKAFKELKVSENDYLEVTLHPVTKAFQDLMYSAVDSSNYAHLLVMLVIAEGLYLDWGSKDLALPEAYIHSEWINLHRGPFFAEWVQFLVDELNRVGKGREDLTELQERWNQAVALELAFFDIGYDA
- the thiM gene encoding hydroxyethylthiazole kinase encodes the protein MTSLKLLKEKAPLVICITNDVVKNFTANGLVALGASPAMSEFPADLEDLLKYAGGLLINIGTLTDENWKLYQAALKIAEKYNVPAVLDPVACGAGEYRKKVADDLINNYKLAAIRGNAGEIASLVGINVASKGVDSAGVDNIDEIALAANEKFNIPIVVTGEVDAIAVNGEVVTIHNGSAMMPKVIGTGCLLGAVVASFIGLEKGQELKSLETAMLVYNIAGEMAEKRPNGHLPGTFKVEFINALYEITDEDVKEFKRVK